One genomic window of Mus musculus strain C57BL/6J chromosome 4, GRCm38.p6 C57BL/6J includes the following:
- the Olfr70 gene encoding olfactory receptor 70: MAGTNHTEVIEYVLLGLQDHHGLEIALFVLCLGIYCMTLLGNSFLVGLIVLDTHLHSPMYFFISNLSLIDICGTSSFTPMMLLNFLDVQRTISFPSCALQMYLTLALGTTECLLLAVMAYDRYVAICQPLRYPELVNGPLCIQMAGISWGTGFANSLLHSILVWHLPFCGHYIINHFFCEILAVLKLACGDISLNALILTVATAVLTMTPLLLICLSYIFILAAILRVPSAAGRSKAFSTCSAHLTVVVIFYGTITFMYLKPKDQDPSVGKIITLLYAIVAPSLNAFIYSLRNSEVKAAVTALLWGGLLTRKMSHF, from the coding sequence ATGGCTGGGACAAACCACACAGAGGTGATAGAGTATGTCCTGCTGGGACTTCAGGACCACCACGGCCTCGAGATCGCTCTGTTTGTGCTCTGTCTGGGTATCTACTGTATGACTCTGCTAGGGAACTCCTTCCTTGTGGGGCTGATTGTGTTGGACACCCACCTGCACAGCCCCATGTACTTCTTCATCAGCAACCTCTCTCTCATAGACATCTGCGGTACCTCTTCCTTCACACCTATGATGCTTCTCAACTTCCTGGATGTCCAAAGgaccatctccttccccagctgtGCCCTGCAGATGTACCTGACCCTGGCCCTAGGTACAACGGAGTGCCTGCTTCTGGCTGTGATGGCATACGACCGGTACGTGGCCATCTGTCAGCCCCTCCGCTACCCGGAGCTCGTGAATGGGCCGCTATGCATCCAGATGGCAGGAATAAGCTGGGGGACTGGCTTTGCCAACTCGCTCCTGCATTCCATCCTGGTCTGGCATCTCCCCTTCTGTGGTCATTACATCATCAACCATTTCTTCTGTGAGATCTTGGCAGTGCTGAAACTGGCCTGTGGGGACATTTCCCTCAACGCGCTGATATTAACGGTGGCCACAGCTGTCCTGACAATGACCCCGCTCCTGCTCATATGCCTCTCTTACATTTTCATCCTGGCTGCTATCCTTAGGGTGCCCTCTGCTGCAGGCCGGAGCAAGGCCTTCTCCACCTGCTCTGCCCACCTCACGGTGGTGGTGATTTTCTATGGAACCATCACCTTCATGTACCTCAAGCCCAAAGACCAAGACCCCAGCGTGGGTAAGATTATCACGTTGCTCTATGCGATCGTGGCGCCCTCACTGAATGCCTTCATCTACAGTCTGAGGAACTCAGAGGTGAAAGCTGCTGTCACAGCCTTGTTATGGGGAGGTCTACTCACCAGGAAAATGTCCCACTTTTAA